The window CGACCCGTTGCGCGGCCGCCAGGTTGAACGGGTGTGGTGCTCGAATTGGTCGGCGGCCTGGTCGCGCATCAGCTCGAAGGCGTTGCGGCGTTCGATCAGCGTCTGGCCTTCCGCCGTCAGTCGTTCCAGCTCGACGGACTTGACCTCGCTGCCATCTTGTTCCCGTTGCGCGCGTTGCTGCGCCAGCTCGTTGTCATCGAGTTCGCGTTCGATCCTGTCGATGGCGCGATGGAAGACGTTCACCGTCGACCAGAGCAGGTCCTCGAGGTCGGGTTCGAGGCGAGTGTCGGCCAGCGCCACCACGAGAGCGTCGAAGATGTCGGAGATGCTGCCTACAAGGATGTTCGCTTCGGGAAGCGGCCTGGGGTCGGGTTCGTCGTTGAAGGGACGGTAGCCATAGAGCTGGAGTTCGTGGAGGACCTGGTCGGTCGGGGATGAGTTGTGGTGCGGCTCGAAATCGTCGTCGTGGTCGGTGGTCATCGCGGCTTTCCTTGTCGGATCGGCCGCGCCCATCGCGGCCTTCATGGCGACGAAGGCGGCGGGCGGCACGGACTTGCACCCGCAGCGCAGCGGAGGGCCGAAGCCTCGGCGGAAGACCGAAGGGGCCGACTATTTTGTCTCGCGATGTAAAGGCGGCTCCGCCGCCGACGGAAAATAGTCGGCCCACAAGGTTGCCGGTCCGGGCCGCTTGCTGCCCGATCGCCCTCTCAGAAGGCCGTGGGCGTGGTCCTCTCCGACGCTGAGGAAAGCTTGACCGCCGACCCTGTGGCGACGACGCCGGCGAACCGCCTCTCATCCCGTTCCGGCTATGCCACCAGTTCCATGAAGCGGGCGACGTCCTGTGCCGCGATCTGCACCCGGCTTGCGGCCCGAAGCGCGTCGATCCCGAGCAGCCGGAGATCCTCGTTGAAGTCGCCGAGTCGTGGCGAGATCACGATCGCCTCGATCCCGGCCTCTTGCGCCCGGTCGATCAATGTCGCCATTGCGCCGTCGCCGGCGGGATCGTCGTCGCGGGCGATGTAGAGTCGTCGCAGCGTGTCCGGGAACAGGATGGCGGAGAGATGTGCCGCCGAGAGGGCCGCGACCATCGGCAGGGTGGGAAGGACGCATCTGAGCGACAGCATCGTCTCAATGCCCTCGCCGGCCGCCATCACCTCGCCCGCCACGCCAAATCGAACAGCATGACCGAGAAGGTCGCCAATCGCCCGCCGCGGCGTGTCGATCGGCGCCTTGCCGAGCATCGCCTCAGTAAAGCCGCCGGGGTCGAGCCAAGTGCGATGGGCGCCGGTCAGATGGCCAGAGAGATCAGTGACGGAGGCGATCATCGCCGGCCAGGTCTCGGTGGGGCTATGCTCGTTTGGCCGGTAGTAGCAGCGGGCGTGGAAGCGGAGGTTTCCGGTTCCGTGCAAAGCCGTAATGCCGCGATTGCGGAGATACGTCTCTACGAGAGTCCGAGACATCGGCTGCGACATGGCGAACAGTCGCCGCGCCGCGTCCGGCGATCCAGCCGGGGCGCTCGGTGTGCGCGATCGAGGGCGATCCGGCTCCGGCTCGGGATGTGGCATGCTGAGAAACGAGCGTGCCTCATCGGCGACGTCCTTGAAGTCGACGAGGCCGCAGCTTTCGCGGATCACATCGAGCAGATCGCCATGCTCGCCGGTGGCGGCGTCGGTCCATTTGCCGGCAGGCCCTTTCACCGACTCCTTGAGCCGGACGAACATCGAGCGGCCCGGCGTGTTGCGGACATCGCCCACGAGCCAATAGCCGCCCTCCCGTCGGCCGGAGGAGAGGTAATGGCGGCACACCGCCTCGGCTTGCTGCCCAAGGCGTTGTGCGAGAACACGCACAGTATCGGCCATGATGGTCCTCGAAAAGAAAAGGCCCGCCGTCGCCGGCGGGCCTAGTTGCAGTCGGCAGCTACTCGGCTGCGATCATGGGCTCGCCGGTATCGTCATTCTGGGCGACCAGTTCGTCTTCGTCCTCCGGCAGTTTTTCGCTGGGCTGCTCCGGAGTTTCCTCGGTCGCAGATTCCGGCGCCTGTTCGACACCAGCGGCGCGGCCCGGCGTACGCAGCGGCTCGGGCAACCAGGCAGTGTCGGCCAGCAGCGCTTCCGCCTCGGTCGCCATGTCGCCCTTCTTCAGATGCTCGATCCGATCGGCGGCGCGCTGGTCTTTCGCCTGAGCCACCGCCTGCAGGATGCGGGCCTTCGTCACTCGGCCGAGGAAGTTATCCACGGTGGGCTTCCAACCGGCCGCCGCCATGTCGAGGTCGACCGCCTGCGCGAGGCGATCGGCGTGGGCGAACGCCCGCGGGCGACGGTTCCAGGGTTCGTACACGGCGTTCACCGACATGCTGACGATGTGGGCGAACAGGCCGGCCTGGCTGTCGCCGTCCCATTCCTCTAGCGCGCCCCAGAGGTCGGCCGACTCCTTCGGAAGCGCCTTCGCCCAGCTCTCGTGCCGAGCCCGGATCGCCTCGGCCGATGCGCTGTCGTTCAGCCCCGGCGCCTGCGTGCTGAAGCTGGCGCTCTTCAGGTCGAGCTCCAGGCAGCTATCCGAGCCGTAGTGGTAGAACGTCTTCAGCGTGAGGACGTGCAGGGCCGCGCGGAAAGCGACGTCGGGCCGTTCGCCGAGCGCGTGCCGAAGGGCCAGTGTGCGATGCGAGGTCAGCTCGGTCATCAGCCGGTCGGAGATGGGCGACAGACCCTCGTCCTCCTCCGGTTCGGCTACAGCCTCGGTCGTCACGATGGCCTCGGCGCCTACGGAGCTGGCGGCGATGGCTCGTTCGTCCTCGTCATCTGCGGACACGTCGGACTCCGGCTCGGCCGCCAACTCGTCCTCCGGCCGGATATAGCCGCGCTCGACGCGAAGCTGGCCCTCGGCGCCGATGCTTACGAAGGCGCCGGCGCGGGCGACCTCGGCGCTGTCGAACACCACGGGCCGGGTCCCGAAGCCCTCCAGCGCGGTTTCCAGCTCCGACAGGCGCTCGTCGACCTCGTCCGGCAATTCGTCGGCGTCCTGGTATTCCTCGGACAGCCGGTCGAACTCGGCCTGGAGCGCGTCCCGGGTCGCCTCTTCCTCGGCCGTCAGCGCGATGGTCTCGCCCCGAAGCTGGCGCAGACCAAAGGCATGGCCGTAGGCGAAATCGGGCGCGACATCGATCCACTTCCAACCCTCGGCGGCCACCGCTTCGGACTCCGCCTTGAGCTTGTCGGCGACCATCTGGTCGACGAGCGGGACATCCTGCAGCCAGCCGCCATCGTCGCCCTGGAACAGGTCGCGCAGCACCGTGCCGCCCGCCGCCACATAGGCGTCCACGCCGACGAACTGTGCCCGCTTGTCAGCGGCCCGGATCGCGCCCTCGGTCAGCATGCGGCGGATGACATAGGGCTGCTTGTCGTAGGAAGCCTTCAAGCGCTCGAACACCTGCTCCTGGCGCTCATGGTCACCCGAGACGGTGAAGGCCATGAGCTGGTCGAGCGTCATGCCATCCTCGGCATAGACGTCGTGCAATGCCGACGAGACCGACGCCAGCTTCAGGCGCTGCTTCACCACGTTGACCGAGACGAAGAACGCGGCAGCGATCTCTTCCTCGGACTGGCCCTTCTCGCGCAGCGCCAGGAACGCCCGGAACTGGTCGAGCGGATGCAGCGGCGCGCGCTGGACGTTCTCGGCGAGCGAGTCCTCCTCGGCGATGCCGCTGTCGCGCACGATGCACGGCACCGGCGCGGTCTTGGCGAGACGCTTTTGCTTCACGAGCAGCTCCAGCGCCCGGTAGCGCCGGCCGCCGGCCGGGATTTCGAACATGCCGGTCTCGACGCCGGCCTGGTCGACGACAGCGCGCACACTCAGGCCCTGCAGCAGGCCGCGGCGGGCGATATCGTTGGCCAGCTCCTCGACCGAGACACCGGCCTTCACGCGCCGGACGTTCGACTGGGAGAGCAGGAGCTTGTTGAAGGGGATGTCGCGCGAGGGCGAGAGGGTGATCTTCTGAACAGTGGTAGCCATCGGGATGTACTCCGCGACGAGCGCCGAAAGCCTCTCTCTCGGCATGCAACTCGTCACGAAGCGCAGCGCCGCCCTCTTCCTCTGAAGGGCAGCGCCGCGAAACCGACGATCAGGAAAGACGGAAAGGCACGAAGCCGGAGACACGCTTTTCCGCATCTCCAGCTTTCCGGGAGTCAGGCTGCCCGGTGGAGCAGCTTCTTGGCCCGCGCCTCCAAGTCGAGCCGGGCGTCTTGGTGGGTCTTGTCGCGCGCAACGGCCGTGATGCCCTGCACGAAGTCGAACACACTCTCAGGTTTGCGCCCTTCCTCGGCGAGCACCGTTTCGATGATCTTCGCCGTCTCGGTCTTCGAGAAACCGCGCTTGCGCAGAAACTCGCTGCGGTCATCGTCGGTGCGGGCCACGATCTTTTCCCGCGCCGCCTTGATGCCGTTGACGAAGGGCATCGGCGAGGAGTTGGCGAACCGCATCAACGCCGGCGCAGCCTCATGCGCGAAGCGCGAGGCGGCATATTTCGAGTGGCGGATGGTGATCTCCTCGAAATCCTCGACACCCCAGAGATTGCGGTTCTGGCAGACGGCGCGGAGATAGAAGCTCGCCATGCCGAGGGTCTTTGCGCCCACCTCGGAATTCCAGCAATAGAAACCGCGGAAGTAGAGATCGGGCGAACCGTCGGGCAGCCGGCCGGCCTCGATCGGATTGAGATCGTCGACCAGGAAGAGGAAGACGTCTCGATCGGAGGCATAGAGCGTCGTCGTATCCTGCGTGACGTCGACGCGCGGGTTGTAGATGCCGGTTGACCAGTCGAGCACGCCCGGGACTTTCCAGCGTGTGTCGCCCGTGCCGTTGCCGGCGATCCGCTGCACGGCCGCGACCAGCTCGTGGTCGAAGATGCGGCCGTAGTCAGGGCCGGTCACGGCTCGCAGCTCGACGCGACCATCTTCGATTTCGAGCGTCTTCACCTGCTCGGCGCGATGGGACGTCAAGCCGTATTGCAGATTGATACCGGCCAGCGGCGCCGGAAGCTGCCGCAGATAGGCCGCCGGCGCTCCGACCAAGCCGGCGAGTTGACCGAAGCTCCAATGGGTCGGCGCGATTGGCGTATCCGAGCCGGGCAGCATCAGCGCCAGGCGCTCAGCATCGTCGCGACTCGCCTCCACCCGGATCGCCGCGCTCTCGACGGTTCGGGTCCGGCTACGCTCGGTCCGCCCATGCACGGCGGCATAGAGGTCTGACAGGGAAAGATAGCGCTCGTCAGCGGGCCTCGAAAACCATTCGGAGGACACGCGGCCGATCCGCTCGCCGCGGGTCACATCCACCTTGTAGCCGCCAGCGCGGTCGCGAGCGGCGTCCAGAATCTCCACTTGGGTCATGGCTAGTCTCCATGACGGGCGCCGGAGGCCTCTCCTCCAGCCTTCAACCCGTCACGGCGAAGCCGGCCGTCCTCTCCCTCTAAAGGGGGCGTTGCGGGGATCCCTCCCCGCAGAAGGGGGTGCGTCGGCGACCGCGGCGGCGACCAGGGGGAAGGCTTTCCCCTCCAGGCCTTCCAGATCGCGGTCCAACAACTTCCAATTAGCGGACCATTGACTCCCAATCAGCCGGAACCGATAGTTCCAATCTTCCGGATTCGGAGATGGCATGTTCGAGCGGTTTGTGGAGCGACGGGCGGAGGAAGCCCTTTCAGATACGCCGGTGGTCCTGATCGTAGGCCCGCGCCGTGCCGGCAAGACCACGCTCGTCCGAAAAATGGGAGAAGCCGGGCGGACCTATATCACGCTCGACGATCAAACGGTCCTTGAGGCCGCCCAGTCAGATCCCGCCGGCTTCATTCGCGGCCTCGACCGGGCCATCATCGACGAAATCCAGCGCGCTCCTGACCTCCTGCTGGCCATCAAAAAGACGGTCGACGAGGACTATCGGCCGGGCCGCTTCCTGCTGACTGGCTCGGCGAACGTCCTGACCTTGCCGCGAGTCGCCGATAGCCTGGCCGGCCGGATGGAAACCATCCAGATGCTGCCGCTCGCAAGGGCGGAGGTCGAAAGTCGGACGCCGACTTTCCTGGAGCATCTATTCGGAGGAAAGCTCCGGAGCCAGCGGGAGGCGATCCTCGGCGACAACCTTACCCAGCTTGTCTTGCTCGGCGGCTTCCCCGAAGCGATCAGTCGCGACAGCGAGCGGCGGCGGCAGGATTGGTCAAGATCCTATCTCACGTCGGTGCTGACGCGCGATCTGCGGGATATCGCTGACGTCGAGAAGCTGACGGAACTTCCGAAATTCGTAAGGCTGCTGGCCGAGCACTCCGGCCAGTTGGTCAACTATTCGCAGTTCGGCGCCGGCATCAACGTCAGCCACAAGACGGGCCAGCGCTATGTCGGGCTGCTTGAGCAGGTGTTCCTGATCGCCACCGTGCAACCATGGTTCACCAATGCCCTGAAGCGCATCGTCAAGACACCGAAGCTGCACTTCCTCGATTCCGGCCTGCTAGCGACTGTGCGCGGTCTTTCCTTCGACAGGGTCAAGGCGGATCGCGGCACGTTCGGCGCGC is drawn from Bradyrhizobium prioriisuperbiae and contains these coding sequences:
- a CDS encoding ParB/RepB/Spo0J family partition protein, which codes for MATTVQKITLSPSRDIPFNKLLLSQSNVRRVKAGVSVEELANDIARRGLLQGLSVRAVVDQAGVETGMFEIPAGGRRYRALELLVKQKRLAKTAPVPCIVRDSGIAEEDSLAENVQRAPLHPLDQFRAFLALREKGQSEEEIAAAFFVSVNVVKQRLKLASVSSALHDVYAEDGMTLDQLMAFTVSGDHERQEQVFERLKASYDKQPYVIRRMLTEGAIRAADKRAQFVGVDAYVAAGGTVLRDLFQGDDGGWLQDVPLVDQMVADKLKAESEAVAAEGWKWIDVAPDFAYGHAFGLRQLRGETIALTAEEEATRDALQAEFDRLSEEYQDADELPDEVDERLSELETALEGFGTRPVVFDSAEVARAGAFVSIGAEGQLRVERGYIRPEDELAAEPESDVSADDEDERAIAASSVGAEAIVTTEAVAEPEEDEGLSPISDRLMTELTSHRTLALRHALGERPDVAFRAALHVLTLKTFYHYGSDSCLELDLKSASFSTQAPGLNDSASAEAIRARHESWAKALPKESADLWGALEEWDGDSQAGLFAHIVSMSVNAVYEPWNRRPRAFAHADRLAQAVDLDMAAAGWKPTVDNFLGRVTKARILQAVAQAKDQRAADRIEHLKKGDMATEAEALLADTAWLPEPLRTPGRAAGVEQAPESATEETPEQPSEKLPEDEDELVAQNDDTGEPMIAAE
- a CDS encoding ATP-binding protein; the protein is MFERFVERRAEEALSDTPVVLIVGPRRAGKTTLVRKMGEAGRTYITLDDQTVLEAAQSDPAGFIRGLDRAIIDEIQRAPDLLLAIKKTVDEDYRPGRFLLTGSANVLTLPRVADSLAGRMETIQMLPLARAEVESRTPTFLEHLFGGKLRSQREAILGDNLTQLVLLGGFPEAISRDSERRRQDWSRSYLTSVLTRDLRDIADVEKLTELPKFVRLLAEHSGQLVNYSQFGAGINVSHKTGQRYVGLLEQVFLIATVQPWFTNALKRIVKTPKLHFLDSGLLATVRGLSFDRVKADRGTFGALLESFVFAEVLKLMTASDLRLTPHHFRDRDGREVDIVLERDDGMIAGIEVKASATVKAGDFGGLRALAEACGDRFAFGVVLYDSMDVVPFGDRLAAAPLSSLWDGKALPSKASKGAPHGAL
- a CDS encoding DUF7146 domain-containing protein; translation: MADTVRVLAQRLGQQAEAVCRHYLSSGRREGGYWLVGDVRNTPGRSMFVRLKESVKGPAGKWTDAATGEHGDLLDVIRESCGLVDFKDVADEARSFLSMPHPEPEPDRPRSRTPSAPAGSPDAARRLFAMSQPMSRTLVETYLRNRGITALHGTGNLRFHARCYYRPNEHSPTETWPAMIASVTDLSGHLTGAHRTWLDPGGFTEAMLGKAPIDTPRRAIGDLLGHAVRFGVAGEVMAAGEGIETMLSLRCVLPTLPMVAALSAAHLSAILFPDTLRRLYIARDDDPAGDGAMATLIDRAQEAGIEAIVISPRLGDFNEDLRLLGIDALRAASRVQIAAQDVARFMELVA
- a CDS encoding DUF2493 domain-containing protein encodes the protein MTTDHDDDFEPHHNSSPTDQVLHELQLYGYRPFNDEPDPRPLPEANILVGSISDIFDALVVALADTRLEPDLEDLLWSTVNVFHRAIDRIERELDDNELAQQRAQREQDGSEVKSVELERLTAEGQTLIERRNAFELMRDQAADQFEHHTRSTWRPRNGSKVNHRNLTSAMIDSRDFLAAKRRAANQVLLPPGPKVALTGGLDFNDHRLVWAKLDQVHAKHPDMVLLHGGSPKGAELIAAKWADNRKVPQIAFKPDWTKHAKAAPFKRNDAMVETLPIGVLHFPGTGIQDNLADKAKKLGIPVWKFGGA
- a CDS encoding DUF932 domain-containing protein, giving the protein MTQVEILDAARDRAGGYKVDVTRGERIGRVSSEWFSRPADERYLSLSDLYAAVHGRTERSRTRTVESAAIRVEASRDDAERLALMLPGSDTPIAPTHWSFGQLAGLVGAPAAYLRQLPAPLAGINLQYGLTSHRAEQVKTLEIEDGRVELRAVTGPDYGRIFDHELVAAVQRIAGNGTGDTRWKVPGVLDWSTGIYNPRVDVTQDTTTLYASDRDVFLFLVDDLNPIEAGRLPDGSPDLYFRGFYCWNSEVGAKTLGMASFYLRAVCQNRNLWGVEDFEEITIRHSKYAASRFAHEAAPALMRFANSSPMPFVNGIKAAREKIVARTDDDRSEFLRKRGFSKTETAKIIETVLAEEGRKPESVFDFVQGITAVARDKTHQDARLDLEARAKKLLHRAA